The Lycium barbarum isolate Lr01 chromosome 12, ASM1917538v2, whole genome shotgun sequence genome includes a region encoding these proteins:
- the LOC132624120 gene encoding uncharacterized protein LOC132624120, whose product MYLWNRAAIAKHWWDIAHKQDKMWIRWIHSYYVKQQHMDSVPVPKQASWMVRKMFEARPLVANMQIQPTGKSMIGQIYHHALTARSKMPWKCIMYQNVARPKATFTMWLLLLDRLLTAERLSKWGIKVDTKCCFCQKYDETREHLFVQCEYARQVWTRVGQWMHIQNFPPTNWIQHQQWLIINSKGKSQNAQVFKMVSTEVTYAIWMERNSRLFEKQSRSWEAIAKEIVYVACVRANPRIFDVIHSFIF is encoded by the coding sequence ATGTATCTCTGGAATAGGGCAGCTATTGCCAAACACTGGTGGGATATTGCTCACAAACAGGACAAGATGTGGATCAGGTGGATCCACTCTTACTATGTTAAACAACAGCACATGGACAGTGTACCGGTGCCAAAGCAAGCCAGCTGGATGGTGAGAAAGATGTTCGAGGCAAGACCTTTAGTAGCTAACATGCAAATTCAGCCTACAGGTAAAAGCATGATTGGACAGATCTACCATCACGCTCTTACTGCTAGATCTAAAATGCCATGGAAGTGTATCATGTACCAAAATGTTGCAAGGCCCAAAGCAACTTTTACTATGTGGCTATTGCTACTGGATAGATTACTAACTGCAGAGAGACTAAGTAAATGGGGGATAAAAGTGGATACGAAATGTTGTTTCTGCCAGAAATACGATGAAACAAGGGAGCACCTCTTTGTACAATGTGAGTATGCTAGACAGGTATGGACAAGAGTGGGACAATGGATGCACATACAAAACTTTCCTCCTACCAACTGGATTCAACATCAGCAGTGGCTCATAATCAATTCCAAGGGAAAGTCGCAGAATGCTCAAGTATTTAAAATGGTCAGCACTGAAGTTACATACGCCATATGGATGGAGAGGAACTCGAGGTTGTTTGAGAAACAAAGTAGGTCCTGGGAAGCAATAGCAAAAGAGATAGTATATGTCGCCTGTGTTAGAGCTAatcctagaattttcgatgtaATTCATAGTTTTATATTCTAG
- the LOC132624121 gene encoding uncharacterized protein LOC132624121 — translation MGFPTTYTQWVMECVKTVSYNIQINGEPTMPSDAAIGLRQGDPMSPFLFAIDMEYLSRILNALKEVKEFHFHPRGDLASVTVLQACFVMLSQSSGLQANLGKSSVYFGGVSQAVQESILHKLEYSCGELPFKYLRIPLAAQKISLIQWSPLVTKILQRSHLGQLRNYRTQAELNS, via the exons ATGGGGTTTCCTACAACCTATACCCAATGGGTTATGGAGTGTGTTAAAACTGTAAGCTACAACATTCAGATAAATGGAGAGCCTACCATGCCTTCTGATGCTGCCATAGGATTAAGGCAAGGTGACCCTATGTCACCTTTCCTGTTTGCAATTGACATGGAATACCTTAGTAGAATCTTAAATGCTCTTAAGGAGGTTAAGGAGTTCCATTTTCACCCAAG GGGTGATTTAGCTTCTGTAACTGTCCTACAAGCATGCTTTGTTATGCTTTCTCAGTCCTCTGGTTTGCAGGCTAACCTTGGGAAAAGTTCAGTATATTTTGGTGGAGTCTCACAAGCTGTTCAGGAGAGCATCTTACATAAGTTGGAGTACTCTTGTGGGGAATTACCTTTCAAATACTTAAGGATTCCCCTTGCTGCGCAGAAAATATCCCTTATTCAATGGTCGCCCCTTGTTACCAAAATACTGCAAAGATCTCATCTTGGACAGCTAAGAAATTATCGTACGCAGGCAGAGCTCAACTCATAA